One genomic segment of Pandoraea sputorum includes these proteins:
- a CDS encoding GNAT family N-acetyltransferase codes for MSRLLAVERSAGEMFRALPGLQALADGEPIAEARHRQWVAQGTEWVATDREGVPVGFLAGEVFDDVLHVWEMSVHRQWQGRGIGRALMEAAVAYARDTGLQALTLTTFRDVPWNAPFYARLGFAPLTDGELDVRLQATLADEVAAGLPAERRCAMQRRLVSP; via the coding sequence GTGTCTCGGTTGCTCGCCGTCGAGCGTAGTGCTGGCGAGATGTTCCGGGCGCTGCCGGGCTTGCAGGCACTGGCAGACGGCGAGCCGATTGCCGAGGCACGTCATCGCCAGTGGGTGGCGCAGGGGACTGAGTGGGTGGCGACGGATAGGGAAGGCGTACCCGTTGGCTTTCTCGCCGGTGAGGTGTTCGACGATGTTCTGCACGTATGGGAGATGTCGGTGCATCGCCAGTGGCAAGGTCGGGGAATTGGGCGAGCGCTGATGGAGGCTGCTGTAGCGTACGCGCGCGACACAGGGCTTCAGGCGCTCACGCTCACGACGTTTCGCGACGTGCCGTGGAACGCGCCGTTTTACGCCCGTTTGGGCTTTGCGCCGTTGACCGACGGCGAGCTCGACGTGCGCTTGCAGGCAACGCTCGCCGACGAGGTCGCCGCCGGGCTCCCGGCGGAACGTCGCTGCGCAATGCAGCGACGACTCGTCAGTCCGTAA
- a CDS encoding LysR family transcriptional regulator, translating into MDRLQAMQVFTRVVEANSFSRAADNLGLPRTSVTTIIQNLESHLGTRLLQRTTRRLNLTPDGAAYYERCLRILADIEETESSFRESSQRVRGKLRIDMPGSLGKLVVLPSLCEFHDRYPEIELMVGMGDKPVDLIQEGVDCVLRVGTLQDSSLVARRVGMFQSLTCASPAYLERMGMPHTLDDLQRHTAVHYFSSRTGRVIEEQFVVDGKEVEIHMQGSVAVNDAEAYLQLGLSGFGTVQLARFMALPYLQSGQLVEILHQWKPPPMPISAVYPHNRHLSPKVRVFVDFIAEIFERCPLLQGLDETAGQCKPTVAAADADSAANDRWAAYGTEMSPQEVVV; encoded by the coding sequence ATGGATCGCTTGCAAGCGATGCAGGTCTTCACGCGGGTGGTCGAGGCGAACAGCTTCTCGCGTGCCGCCGACAACCTCGGGTTGCCGCGTACCTCGGTGACCACGATCATTCAGAATCTGGAGTCGCATCTGGGCACCCGGTTGCTCCAGCGTACGACCCGCAGACTCAACCTGACGCCTGACGGCGCGGCATATTACGAGCGCTGCCTGCGCATCCTCGCGGATATCGAAGAGACGGAATCGTCTTTCCGCGAAAGCAGCCAGCGCGTGCGGGGCAAGCTGCGCATCGACATGCCGGGCTCGCTCGGCAAACTCGTGGTGCTGCCGTCGCTGTGCGAATTTCACGACCGCTATCCGGAAATCGAATTGATGGTCGGCATGGGCGATAAACCCGTCGATCTGATTCAGGAAGGGGTGGATTGCGTGCTGCGTGTGGGGACGCTTCAGGATTCGAGCCTCGTGGCACGACGCGTGGGCATGTTTCAGAGTCTCACGTGCGCGTCACCGGCTTACCTTGAGCGCATGGGCATGCCGCATACGCTGGACGACCTTCAGCGCCACACGGCGGTGCACTATTTTTCGAGCCGCACGGGCCGCGTGATCGAAGAGCAGTTCGTCGTGGACGGCAAGGAAGTCGAAATCCACATGCAGGGCTCTGTCGCGGTGAACGACGCCGAGGCATATCTGCAACTCGGTCTCTCGGGCTTCGGCACCGTGCAACTGGCGCGCTTCATGGCGTTGCCGTATCTGCAATCGGGCCAACTGGTCGAGATCCTGCACCAATGGAAACCGCCCCCCATGCCGATTTCGGCGGTGTACCCGCATAACCGCCATCTGTCGCCAAAAGTGCGCGTATTTGTCGACTTCATCGCCGAAATCTTCGAAAGATGCCCGTTGTTGCAAGGGCTCGACGAGACGGCGGGCCAATGCAAGCCGACCGTCGCGGCGGCCGATGCCGACTCGGCTGCAAATGACCGCTGGGCGGCCTACGGCACGGAAATGTCGCCACAAGAGGTCGTGGTTTGA